Proteins found in one Arachis stenosperma cultivar V10309 chromosome 8, arast.V10309.gnm1.PFL2, whole genome shotgun sequence genomic segment:
- the LOC130946983 gene encoding uncharacterized protein LOC130946983 encodes MVDKAHNSNGCSHSFLPIMTRWLFLFAFLFLFLTSHYFLETDLSKFTSSTILKTITIFNGKPEPPLHCSNESSSICNSNYPDKFEPNDRTSRSCPEYFRWIHEDLKPWQKTGITRDMVDRGQNVSHFRLVIVNGKAYIEKYKKSFQTRDVFTIWGILQLLRLYPGEVPDLELMFQCGDKTVVDKGLYLAGGPLANVSPPPIFHYCGNNDSFDIVFPDWTFWGWAELHISPWESTLQSIEEGNKRVKWKDRVPYAFWKGNPTVSLLRKNLCKCNVTDKNDWNARIYSVQWLDEREKNFQDTKLGDQCTYRYKIYAEGATWSVSEKYIIACDSMTMFIEPQYFDFFTRNMVPLQHYWPISTTNMCEDIKFAVDWGNSHQDKAQQIGKGGSNYIIDNLKMKYVYDYMLHLLKEYAKLQRFKPKIPERAKEMCPERMACSLRNGPRKRYMYESLVKSPSSTLPCSMPPPYEPQALQHLLHQKDNLIDKVRLRSLSDAAKKQ; translated from the exons ATGGTGGACAAGGCTCATAATAGTAATGGCTGCTCTCACTCATTTCTTCCCATCATGACAAGATGGCTCTTCCTTTTTgctttcctctttctcttccttACAAGCCACTATTTTCTGGAAACTGACCTT aGCAAATTTACAAGCTCTACTATCCTGAAGACAATTACAATCTTCAATGGGAAACCCGAACCGCCATTGCATTGCAGCAATGAAAGCTCAAGCATATGCAATTCTAACTACCCAGATAAATTTGAACCGAATGATAGAACATCAAGATCATGCCCAGAATACTTCAGATGGATCCATGAAGATCTGAAGCCATGGCAGAAAACAGGGATCACAAGAGACATGGTTGACAGGGGACAAAACGTGTCACACTTTAGGCTTGTGATTGTGAATGGAAAAGCATACATTGAAAAATACAAGAAATCGTTTCAAACCAGGGATGTTTTTACAATATGGGGAATCCTACAACTTCTAAGGTTGTATCCTGGGGAAGTACCTGATTTGGAGCTCATGTTTCAATGTGGAGATAAGACTGTGGTGGATAAGGGTCTATATCTTGCAGGTGGACCACTTGCTAATGTTTCACCTCCTCCTATTTTTCACTATTGTGGAAATAATGATTCATTTGACATTGTCTTCCCTGATTGGACCTTCTGGGGTTG GGCTGAACTCCACATAAGTCCATGGGAATCAACACTGCAAAGTatagaagaaggaaacaaaAGGGTGAAATGGAAGGATAGGGTACCCTATGCTTTTTGGAAGGGCAACCCCACTGTCTCTCTTCTTAGAAAAAACCTTTGTAAGTGCAATGTCACAGATAAAAATGATTGGAATGCCAGAATATATAGTGTG cAATGGCTtgatgagagagagaaaaattttCAGGACACAAAACTGGGAGATCAATGTACTTACAG gtACAAAATATATGCAGAAGGTGCTACATGGTCCGTGAGCGAGAAATACATAATAGCATGTGACTCAATGACAATGTTCATAGAGCctcaatactttgacttctttACAAGAAACATGGTACCTCTGCAGCATTATTGGCCTATCAGCACCACCAACATGTGTGAGGACATCAAATTTGCCGTCGACTGGGGCAATTCTCACCAAGATAAGGCACAGCAGATTGGAAAAGGAGGATCAAATTACATCATTGACAATCTCAAAATGAAGTATGTGTATGATTACATGTTGCATCTACTAAAAGAATATGCTAAGCTCCAAAGGTTCAAACCCAAAATACCTGAAAGAGCTAAAGAGATGTGTCCTGAGAGAATGGCATGTTCTTTGCGCAATGGACCAAGAAAGAGATACATGTATGAATCCCTTGTTAAGTCACCAAGTTCCACACTTCCATGTTCCATGCCTCCTCCTTATGAACCTCAAGCTCTTCAACATTTACTTCATCAAAAGGATAATTTAATTGACAAAGTCAGGTTAAGGTCTCTTAGTGATGCTGCTAAGAAGCAATGA
- the LOC130946585 gene encoding uncharacterized protein LOC130946585 — translation MAGTSGGGLKLLVGSAIRQRVMEARARIFGHQLNPMGQKSAHKILRQKLFGEKVAQWYPYDIKKDDALVMARQEQERLSKLEMLKRRGKGPPKKGQGRRAAKRNK, via the exons ATGGCTGGTACCAGCGGTGGTGGTTTGAAGCTGTTGGTAGGGTCGGCCATCAGGCAAAGAGTCATGGAAGCCCGGGCCCGGATCTTCGGCCACCAGCTAAACCCAATGGGCCAGAAATCGGCCCACAAGATCCTCCGTCAGAAGCTCTTCGGTGAGAAGGTAGCGCAATGGTACCCTTACGACATAAAAAAGGACGACGCTCTCGTCATGGCTCGTCAAGAGCAGGA GCGCTTATCGAAACTTGAAATGTTGAAGCGGCGCGGCAAAGGACCACCCAAGAAGGGCCAAGGCAGGCGTGCTGCCAAACGCAACAAATAA